The Fragaria vesca subsp. vesca linkage group LG2, FraVesHawaii_1.0, whole genome shotgun sequence genome includes a window with the following:
- the LOC101296930 gene encoding putative transcription elongation factor SPT5 homolog 1-like: protein MPRHRDEDDDDMEPEEDEYDPDQGLDEEEEEEEEEEEEERGRRSSQKRRRSSFIDDVAEEDDEEEEEDDDDEEYGAYRGGGGRNKKKKKKPSGADFLDLEAEVDSDEEEEEEEGDDDFIEDGADIPEEGGRRRMHRPPLLDDQPEDVEDLERRIQERYARQHHTEYAEETTDVDQQALLPSVLDPKLWMVKCAIGKEREVAACLMQKYIDKPELNIRSAIALDHLKNYIYVEAEKEAHVREACKGMRNIFLAKISLVPIREMTDVLSVESKAIEISRDTWVRMKIGIYKGDLAKVVDVDNVRQRVTVKLIPRIDLQALANKLEGREVVKKKAFVPPPRFMNIDEARELHIRVERKRDPMTGDYFENIEKMMFKEGFLYKIVSMKSISTQNIHPTFDELEKFRKPGENGEGDIASLSTLFSNRKKGHFVKGDAVIIIKGDLKNLKGRVEKVEDGTVHIRPEMKDLPKTLAVNEKDLCKYFEAGNHVKVVSGTQEGATGMVVKVEQHVLIILSDTTKEHLRVFADDVVESSEVTSGITKIGDYELHDLVLLDNNSFGVIIRVETEACQVLKGVPERPEVALIKLREIKCKIDKKLSVQDCFKNTISVKDVVRVVEGPSKGKQGPVEHIYRGVLFIYDRHHIEHAGFICVKSHSCRVVGGSRANGDRNGDSYSRFDHLRAPPAIPPSPRRFTRGGPPNNFGGRNRGGRGHDGLVGTTVKIRQGAYKGYRGRVVEVKGTSVRVELESQMKVVTVDRNCISDNVAITTPYRDTSSYGMGSQTPIHPSRTPLHPYMTPMRDAGATPIHDGMRTPMRDRAWNPYAPMSPARDSWEDGNPGSWGTSPQYQPGSPPSRTYEAPTPGSGWASTPGGNYSEAGTPRDSTGYANAPSPYLPSTPGGQPMTPNSASYLPGTPGGQPMTPGTGLDMMSPVIGGDNEGPWFMPDILVNVRHSGEETTGIVREVLLDGSCRVALGSGGNGETVTVHPNEMEVVAPRKNDKIKIMGGSLRGATGKLIGVDGTDGIVKVDDTLDVKILDLAILSKLAQS from the exons ATGCCGCGTCACAGAGACGAAGACGATGACGACATGGAGCCGGAGGAGGACGAATATGACCCCGACCAAGGCCTAGACGAGGAGGAGGAGGAGGAAGAGGAGGAGGAGGAGGAGGAACGAGGACGGAGGTCCAGCCAGAAGCGGAGGAGATCGAGCTTCATTGACGACGTGGCGGAGGAGGACGACGAGGAGGAAGAGGAAGACGACGACGACGAGGAATACGGCGCCTATCGCGGTGGCGGTGGGAGGAATAAGAAGAAGAAGAAGAAGCCCTCCGGTGCGGACTTTCTTGATCTTGAAGCAGAAGTCGATTCGGACGAGGAAGAAGAGGAGGAAGAGGGCGACGACG ACTTTATTGAAGATGGAGCTGATATACCCGAGGAGGGAGGTCGTAGAAGGATGCATCGTCCCCCATTGTTGGATGACCAGCCAGAAGATGTTGAGGATCTGGAAAGAAGAATTCAGGAAAGGTATGCAAGGCAACATCATACAGAATACGCCGAGGAGACCACTGATGTGGATCAGCAAGCTCTTTTACCTTCTGTTTTGGACCCAAAGCTGTGGATGGTGAAATGTGCG ATCGGTAAAGAGCGAGAGGTTGCTGCTTGCTTAATGCAAAAGTATATTGACAAACCTGAACTGAACATCAGGTCTGCTATTGCTCTTGACCACCTGAAGAACTATATATACGTTGAAGCCGAAAAAGAAGCCCATGTGAGGGAG GCTTGCAAAGGAATGCGCAATATATTTTTGGCGAAAATATCGCTTGTTCCTATCAGAGAAATGACTGATGTTCTTTCTGTTGAAAGCAAGGCAATTGAAATTTCGAGGGATACTTGGGTCAGAATGAAGATTGGGATATATAAAGGGGACCTTGCCAAG GTTGTCGATGTGGATAATGTACGACAAAGAGTTACAGTAAAATTAATTCCAAGAATTGATTTACAAGCTCTTGCAAATAAACTG GAGGGCAGAGAAGTGGTGAAAAAGAAAGCGTTTGTTCCTCCGCCACGTTTTATGAATATTGATGAAGCTAG GGAACTGCATATTCGTGTGGAGCGTAAACGAGATCCAATGACGGGTGACTACTTTGAAAACATTGAGAAAATGATGTTTAAAGAGGGCTTCTTGTATAAAATAGTATCAATGAAATCAATTAGTACTCAAAACATACATCCCACTTTTGATGAACTGGAAAAGTTCCGGAAACCTGGGGAGAATGGGGAAGGAGATATAGCCAGTCTGTCAACTTTATTTTCAAACAGAAAGAAAGGACACTTTGTGAAGGGTGATGCAGTCATCATAATCAAGGGAGACCTAAAGAACTTGAAAGGGCGGGTTGAGAAAGTTGAGGATGGGACTGTGCATATCAGACCTGAAATGAAGGACCTCCCT AAAACTCTTGCCGTAAATGAAAAAGATCTTTGCAAGTACTTTGAAGCTGGGAATCATGTGAAGGTTGTATCTGGTACTCAAGAAGGTGCAACTGGCATGGTTGTCAAGGTTGAGCAGCATGTGCTCATCATTTTATCTGATACAACTAAGGAACAT CTCCGTGTATTTGCTGATGATGTTGTGGAGAGTTCTGAAGTGACATCTGGGATCACCAAAATTGGGGACTATGAGCTTCATGATCTTGTGCTACTGGA TAATAATAGCTTTGGTGTAATTATACGTGTTGAAACTGAAGCATGTCAG GTCCTTAAGGGAGTTCCTGAGAGACCTGAGGTTGCCCTTATTAAATTAAGAGAGATCAAATGCAAGATTGACAAAAAGCTTAGTGTGCAAGATTGTTTTAAGAACACAATATCTGTGAAAGATGTTGTAAGGGTCGTCGAAGGTCCTTCCAAG GGGAAACAAGGTCCCGTGGAACACATATACAGAGGAGTCTTATTCATTTATGATCGCCATCACATAGAGCATGCAGGCTTTATCTGTGTTAAGTCACATTCTTGTCGTGTTGTAGGAGGATCACGTGCCAATGGAGATAGAAAT GGTGACTCCTACTCTAGATTTGATCATCTTCGAGCTCCTCCTGCGATTCCCCCGTCCCCAAGGAGGTTTACTAGAGGAGGCCCTCCCAACAATT TTGGGGGAAGAAATAGAGGTGGAAGAGGGCATGATGGATTGGTTGGGACTACAGTAAAGATTCGCCAGGGTGCCTATAAGGGCTACCGTGGGCGCGTTGTTGAGGTAAAGGGAACTAGTGTACGGGTGGAACTCGAGTCCCAAATGAAAGTTGTTACAG TTGACCGGAATTGTATTTCTGACAACGTGGCTATTACAACACCTTATCG TGATACGTCTAGCTATGGTATGGGAAGTCAGACCCCGATTCATCCTTCTCGAACTCCGCTACATCCTTATATGACTCCAATGAGGGATGCTGGAG CAACGCCCATTCATGATGGAATGAGGACTCCGATGCGTGATCGAGCATGGAATCCGTATGCACCTATGAGCCCAGCAAG GGATAGCTGGGAGGATGGAAACCCTGGTTCTTGGGGCACTAGTCCACAGTATCAG CCAGGAAGTCCTCCTTCACGGACATATGAAGCTCCAACTCCTGGTTCAGGTTGGGCCAGCACTCCTGGTGGAAACTATAGTGAAGCTGGAACACCAAGGGACAGTACTGGTTATG CAAATGCTCCTAGCCCGTACTTGCCGTCGACTCCTGGTGGGCAGCCTATGACACCAAACTCAGCATCCTATCTTCCTGGAACTCCGGGAGGGCAGCCAATGACACCAGGGACTGGTCTGGATATGATGTCTCCTGTTATAG GTGGGGACAACGAAGGACCATGGTTCATGCCAGATATATTGGTCAATGTACGCCATTCTGGAGAGGAAACTACTGGGATTGTCAGAGAAGTGCTCCTG GATGGCTCATGTAGGGTAGCTCTTGGATCGGGTGGCAATGGTGAAACTGTAACTGTACATCCAAATGAAATGGAGGTAGTCGCACCAAGGAAGAATGATAAGATCAAAATCATGGGTGGCTCATTGCGTGGTGCCACCGGCAAGCTGATAGGAGTTGATGGCACGGATGGAATTGTCAAGGTTGATGACACTCTTGATGTTAAAATATTAGACTTAGCTATTTTGTCAAAACTGGCTCAATCATAA